One genomic region from Bacteroidia bacterium encodes:
- a CDS encoding TerB family tellurite resistance protein: MIVKWIGGILGWALDGPVGGVIGFALGYLIDESATVTVSTGAQSSYVRQSFQPNDFSNSLLVLSAAVMKSDGKIMKTELDYVKKFFIQNFGIDQTNILLQKLKQNLEGEIPLQQVCFQIRQQMALSSKLQLVHFLFGIANADGEIQTAELNMLAMITNFIGVSTADFNSIKAMFYKDAESEYKILDVSPNASDDEIKKAYRQLAIKFHPDKVSSLGEDVQNAAKEKFQKVQQAYEKIRKKRGMN; the protein is encoded by the coding sequence ATGATTGTTAAATGGATTGGCGGCATTTTGGGCTGGGCGTTGGATGGACCTGTTGGCGGTGTAATTGGTTTTGCTTTGGGTTATTTGATTGATGAATCTGCCACTGTAACGGTGAGTACTGGAGCGCAAAGTTCGTATGTGCGACAAAGCTTTCAGCCAAATGATTTTAGCAATAGTTTATTGGTTTTATCTGCCGCCGTTATGAAATCGGACGGTAAGATTATGAAAACGGAATTGGATTATGTGAAAAAATTTTTCATTCAAAATTTCGGTATCGATCAAACAAATATTCTCTTACAAAAATTAAAACAAAATTTAGAAGGCGAAATTCCTTTGCAACAAGTTTGTTTCCAAATTCGGCAGCAAATGGCGCTTTCCTCGAAATTACAATTGGTACATTTTTTATTTGGAATTGCAAATGCGGATGGAGAAATTCAGACTGCCGAATTAAATATGCTTGCCATGATTACCAATTTTATTGGCGTAAGCACCGCCGATTTTAATTCGATAAAAGCCATGTTTTACAAGGATGCGGAAAGCGAATACAAGATTTTAGATGTTTCGCCTAACGCAAGTGATGATGAAATAAAAAAAGCATACCGACAATTGGCAATTAAATTTCATCCTGATAAAGTGAGCAGTTTGGGCGAAGACGTTCAGAATGCTGCGAAAGAAAAATTTCAGAAAGTGCAACAAGCCTACGAAAAAATCCGCAAAAAACGCGGCATGAATTAA
- a CDS encoding TPM domain-containing protein gives MSFAFQPIKAQNDSLPDRPNPPRLVNNLSKQFPNFISPAETQQLEYKLDRFSDSTSNQITIVIVDDLKGFEPYDYATRLGQKWGVGTKKFDNGVVVLIKPTGGQGQKQVFIAAGSGLEGAIPDATCKEIVENEMIPNFKQNQNDVALNKATDVLISLAKGEINAKQYAQKASQGMSSGTLFFIFWVLFCVFIFFRSASQKRTGGGSATMGAAGMFFGMGGGGFGGGGGSFGGGGGGFGGFGGGGFGGGGAGGSW, from the coding sequence TTGAGCTTTGCTTTTCAGCCGATAAAAGCGCAAAACGATAGTCTTCCGGACAGGCCAAATCCACCGAGATTGGTGAATAATTTATCGAAACAATTTCCCAATTTTATTTCTCCTGCCGAAACACAACAATTGGAATACAAGTTGGATCGCTTTAGCGACAGCACTTCCAATCAAATCACCATTGTGATTGTAGACGATTTAAAAGGTTTTGAGCCGTACGATTATGCTACACGATTGGGGCAAAAGTGGGGCGTTGGTACGAAAAAATTTGATAACGGCGTGGTTGTTTTAATCAAACCAACTGGCGGACAAGGACAAAAACAAGTTTTTATTGCTGCTGGTTCCGGCTTGGAAGGCGCTATTCCGGATGCGACGTGTAAGGAAATTGTGGAAAATGAAATGATTCCGAATTTCAAACAAAATCAAAATGATGTGGCGTTGAACAAAGCGACGGATGTATTGATTTCCTTAGCAAAAGGTGAAATTAACGCGAAACAATACGCACAAAAAGCATCGCAAGGAATGAGTTCCGGAACTCTCTTTTTTATTTTTTGGGTGCTGTTTTGTGTTTTTATTTTCTTCCGTTCGGCTTCGCAAAAACGTACTGGCGGCGGAAGTGCAACCATGGGCGCAGCCGGAATGTTTTTTGGAATGGGTGGCGGCGGATTCGGTGGTGGTGGTGGATCTTTTGGAGGCGGCGGTGGTGGTTTTGGAGGATTTGGTGGCGGCGGATTTGGCGGTGGTGGAGCAGGAGGGAGCTGGTAA
- a CDS encoding TPM domain-containing protein — MADVKTFFSVEQQEEIKKAIVDAEHQTSGQIRVHLENKCSGDAMERAVLVLHKLEMHKTNHRNSVLFYVALSHRKFAIVGDEGVHATVPENFWDDVKEHIIKRFKESKFTEGLCEGIRMAGDHLKKNFPHTDSDTNELPDDISFDTNA; from the coding sequence ATGGCAGACGTAAAAACTTTTTTTTCTGTTGAACAACAGGAAGAAATTAAGAAAGCAATTGTCGATGCGGAGCATCAAACATCCGGGCAAATTCGGGTACATTTAGAAAATAAATGTTCTGGAGATGCGATGGAGCGTGCTGTTCTGGTGCTTCATAAATTGGAAATGCACAAAACAAATCATCGCAACAGCGTGCTTTTTTACGTTGCTTTAAGTCATCGCAAATTTGCGATTGTGGGTGATGAAGGTGTTCACGCAACCGTTCCTGAAAATTTTTGGGACGATGTGAAAGAGCACATTATTAAACGATTTAAAGAATCCAAATTTACGGAAGGTTTGTGCGAAGGCATTAGGATGGCTGGCGATCATTTGAAAAAAAATTTTCCACACACGGATTCCGACACGAATGAATTGCCAGACGATATTTCTTTTGATACCAATGCTTGA
- a CDS encoding LemA family protein, with the protein MKKGLIALGVVVLFIFIIVMWVMNTYNGLVTMDEGVTAQWKQVEVAYQARMDKTKNLMAIVQGSANFEKSTLTAVVEARAKATSIQIDPTNLTPEKLAAFDKAQSAFGSSLGRLMAISENYPQLQSVQAFRDFQAQYEGMENRIATQRGRFNDAAQQFNTYIRTFPTNIFAGMFGFQRHAYFEAQQGAATAPDINFSK; encoded by the coding sequence ATGAAAAAAGGATTAATCGCATTGGGCGTAGTTGTACTGTTTATTTTCATTATCGTCATGTGGGTGATGAATACTTACAATGGTTTGGTAACAATGGATGAAGGCGTTACCGCACAATGGAAACAAGTAGAAGTAGCATATCAAGCGCGTATGGATAAAACCAAAAATTTGATGGCGATTGTACAAGGTTCTGCTAATTTCGAAAAAAGTACTTTAACGGCAGTTGTGGAAGCACGCGCAAAAGCAACCAGCATACAAATTGATCCAACTAATTTAACGCCTGAAAAATTAGCGGCATTCGACAAAGCGCAATCTGCTTTCGGTTCATCACTTGGACGTTTGATGGCGATTTCGGAAAATTACCCGCAGTTGCAATCGGTACAAGCTTTCCGCGATTTTCAAGCACAATACGAAGGAATGGAAAATAGAATTGCTACGCAAAGAGGTCGTTTTAACGATGCTGCGCAACAATTTAATACATACATCCGTACTTTCCCTACCAATATTTTTGCAGGCATGTTTGGATTTCAACGTCACGCTTATTTTGAAGCACAGCAAGGTGCAGCTACTGCGCCCGATATCAATTTTAGTAAATAA
- the htpG gene encoding molecular chaperone HtpG, which translates to MQTGKINVQTENIFPIIKKFLYSDHEIFLRELVSNAVDATQKLKTLVALGEAKTELGDVSIEISVDKKAKTITVKDKGIGMTAEEVEKYINQIAFSGAEEFVQKYKDKAEGNAIIGHFGLGFYSAFMVSAKVELISRSFKETVAKKAVKWECDGSPEYQLTETTKKERGTEIIMHIAEDSEEFLENARIETLLKKYCKFLPVEIKFDGKVINNTTPAWTKKPADLSPEDYKNFYNELYPFSEEPLFHIHLNVDYPFNLTGILYFPRLKKGFEVQKDKIQLYCNQVFVTDSVENIVPDFLTLLRGVIDSPDIPLNVSRSYLQSDSNVKKISAHITKKVADKLEDLFKNDRKDFEAKWEDIKVFIEYGMLSEEKFFDKVQKIALFKNTENTLFTFEEYAEKIKISQMDKDKKVVYLYTNNPLEQHGFIQSAKDKGYDVLVMDTPIDPHFINFLEQKMENISFVRVDADTVDKLIQKDETIPSKLSEEQINQLKPIIEEVVPKEKFSVSFENMSETENPMIITQPEFMRRMKDMSAMGGGGGMNFMGNMPEMYNLIVNSNNPIISKISAEKDKEKQKKLLKQTADLAMLSQNLLKGEALTTFVKRSLELID; encoded by the coding sequence ATGCAAACAGGCAAAATAAATGTACAGACGGAAAATATTTTCCCCATCATTAAAAAATTTTTGTACTCCGATCACGAAATCTTTTTGAGAGAACTTGTTTCCAACGCCGTAGATGCTACACAAAAACTAAAAACATTAGTTGCTTTAGGCGAAGCAAAAACAGAATTAGGAGATGTAAGCATCGAAATAAGTGTAGATAAAAAAGCCAAAACGATTACCGTAAAAGACAAAGGGATTGGTATGACGGCAGAAGAAGTGGAGAAATACATCAACCAAATTGCTTTTTCAGGCGCGGAAGAATTTGTGCAAAAATACAAAGACAAAGCGGAAGGAAATGCCATTATAGGACATTTTGGTTTGGGTTTTTATTCGGCTTTTATGGTGTCTGCAAAAGTGGAATTAATCAGTAGATCTTTTAAAGAAACAGTTGCGAAAAAAGCAGTGAAATGGGAATGTGATGGAAGTCCGGAATACCAATTAACAGAGACAACTAAAAAGGAAAGAGGAACCGAAATCATCATGCACATTGCAGAAGATTCGGAAGAGTTTTTGGAGAATGCACGCATCGAAACCTTGCTCAAAAAATATTGTAAATTTTTACCTGTCGAAATAAAATTTGACGGAAAAGTCATTAACAATACCACTCCTGCTTGGACAAAGAAACCAGCAGATTTATCGCCAGAAGATTACAAGAATTTTTACAACGAATTATATCCTTTTTCCGAAGAGCCACTTTTTCACATTCATTTGAATGTAGATTATCCGTTTAACCTTACGGGAATACTCTATTTTCCGCGATTGAAAAAAGGTTTTGAAGTACAAAAAGATAAAATTCAATTGTATTGCAATCAAGTTTTTGTAACTGATTCGGTCGAAAATATTGTTCCTGATTTCTTAACGCTTTTACGCGGCGTTATTGATTCTCCGGATATTCCCTTAAATGTTTCGAGAAGTTATTTGCAAAGTGATTCCAACGTCAAAAAAATAAGTGCGCACATCACCAAAAAAGTAGCCGATAAATTGGAAGATCTTTTTAAAAATGATCGTAAAGATTTTGAAGCGAAATGGGAAGACATCAAAGTTTTTATTGAATACGGAATGCTTTCCGAAGAAAAATTTTTCGATAAAGTGCAGAAAATAGCACTCTTTAAAAACACCGAAAACACTTTATTTACTTTCGAAGAATACGCCGAGAAAATTAAAATTTCTCAAATGGATAAAGATAAAAAAGTAGTTTATCTCTACACAAATAATCCTTTGGAACAGCACGGCTTTATTCAATCTGCGAAAGATAAAGGATACGATGTATTGGTAATGGATACGCCGATTGATCCGCATTTTATTAATTTTTTAGAACAGAAAATGGAAAATATTTCTTTTGTTCGGGTGGATGCTGATACGGTGGATAAATTGATTCAAAAAGACGAAACAATTCCTTCTAAATTAAGTGAAGAGCAAATAAACCAGTTGAAACCGATTATTGAAGAAGTGGTTCCGAAAGAAAAATTTTCGGTGTCGTTTGAAAACATGAGCGAAACAGAAAACCCGATGATTATTACACAACCCGAATTTATGCGCCGAATGAAAGATATGAGCGCGATGGGTGGAGGCGGAGGAATGAATTTTATGGGAAATATGCCGGAAATGTATAATTTGATTGTCAATTCCAACAATCCGATTATCTCGAAAATTAGTGCAGAAAAAGACAAAGAAAAACAAAAAAAATTACTGAAACAAACAGCTGATTTAGCCATGCTTTCTCAGAATTTATTAAAAGGAGAAGCATTAACAACATTTGTAAAACGCAGTTTGGAATTGATTGATTAA
- the metH gene encoding methionine synthase, which translates to MSDIRKELEKKILVIDGAMGTMIQQYKLEEKEYRGTRFADFHKDLKGNNDLLCLTQPVIIKTIHKEYLKAGADIIETNTFNAQKISLVDYDMQDLAYELNFEAAKIAKQAVAEFNAENPTLATPKFVAGAIGPTNRTLSLSPDVNDPGFRAITWDELVDAYTEQIRGLIDGGADLLLIETIFDTLNAKAALFAIQNYCEKINRKFPVMVSGTITDASGRTLSGQTTEAFLNSISHVDLLSVGLNCALGAKEMRPYIEEMSAKSPFFVSAYPNAGLPNQFGEYDQDAHQMGHQIEDFLQSGFLNIVGGCCGTTPAHIKEIAELAKKAKPRKPVSADTLMHLSGLEPVTLRPESNFMNIGERTNITGSKKFAKLIIDGKYEDALAIAKDQVDGGAQVIDINMDEGMLDSEAVMVKFLNLIGSEPDICKLPIMIDSSKWNVIEAGLKCVQGKAIVNSISMKEGEDIFREQARKVKKYGAAVIVMAFDEAGQADTLQRRIDICKRAYDILVNEVKFTPQDIIFDPNIFPVATGMDEHRRNAIDYFEATKWIKKNLPFAKVSGGVSNVSFSFRGNDTVREAIHSAFLYHGIKAGMDMGIVNPGMLQVYDDIPKELLDLVEDVLLDRREDATERLLVHAETLKNVGIQKSVKDEEWRKAPVEERLSHALVKGIVDFIEADTEEARNKFPQALHVIEGPLMDGMNIVGDLFGSGKMFLPQVVKSARVMKKAVAYLLPFMEEEKRKNGTVAKNNGKILMATVKGDVHDIGKNIVGVVLACNNYEIIDLGVMVTCDKILDEAIKQNVDIIGLSGLITPSLDEMVHVAKEMERQKFTIPLLIGGATTSRVHTAVKIAPHYSHAVVHVNDASKSVPAASSLISEILRPDFMKKINADYAHVREQNKNAQSANKFISLEEARKNNFPVDWNSTKIAKPTFTGNKIFIDYPIAEIATYIDWTPFFHAWEMKGSYPKIFNDPTRGIEAKKLFDDAQKMIQRIINEKMLQANAVIGIYPANAVGDDIELINNENEKIFFHTLRQQTKKPAGQYNVALSDFILPKNTSSNTTDYLGGFAVTAGIGIEKWLEKFAKDFDDYSSIMLKALADRLAEAFAELMHKKVRKEFWGYAKEENLSNDQLIKEEYAGIRPAPGYPAQPDHTEKIELFNLLDAEKNVGIILTEGLAMVPTAAVSGLYLAHPQAHYFGLGKITKEQVKDYAKRKSMSVEETERWLGSSLGY; encoded by the coding sequence ATGAGTGATATACGAAAAGAACTCGAAAAAAAAATTTTAGTGATTGACGGTGCAATGGGCACTATGATTCAGCAATACAAGCTCGAAGAAAAAGAATATCGCGGGACACGTTTTGCCGATTTCCATAAAGATTTAAAAGGCAACAATGATTTGCTTTGTCTTACCCAACCCGTTATTATCAAAACCATTCATAAAGAATATTTAAAAGCTGGTGCAGATATTATTGAAACCAATACGTTCAACGCGCAAAAAATTTCTTTGGTAGATTACGACATGCAAGATTTAGCGTACGAACTTAATTTCGAAGCCGCCAAAATTGCCAAACAAGCTGTTGCCGAATTTAATGCTGAAAATCCAACTCTCGCAACACCAAAATTTGTAGCAGGCGCCATCGGACCTACAAATCGCACCCTTTCACTTTCTCCTGATGTAAATGATCCAGGTTTTCGCGCTATTACTTGGGATGAATTAGTGGATGCGTACACCGAACAAATTCGCGGACTTATTGATGGCGGTGCGGATTTGCTCCTCATCGAAACTATTTTTGATACCTTAAATGCAAAAGCCGCGCTTTTCGCGATACAAAATTATTGCGAAAAAATTAATCGCAAATTTCCAGTGATGGTTTCTGGAACTATTACAGATGCCAGTGGCAGAACGCTTTCTGGACAAACTACCGAAGCCTTTTTAAATTCTATTTCGCACGTTGATTTATTAAGCGTTGGTTTAAATTGCGCGCTGGGTGCGAAAGAAATGCGTCCGTACATTGAAGAGATGTCTGCAAAATCTCCTTTTTTTGTGAGTGCTTATCCCAATGCCGGTTTGCCGAATCAGTTTGGCGAATACGATCAAGATGCGCATCAAATGGGACATCAAATCGAAGATTTTTTGCAATCCGGATTTTTAAATATTGTCGGTGGATGTTGCGGAACAACACCTGCTCACATTAAAGAAATCGCTGAACTTGCGAAAAAAGCAAAGCCACGCAAACCGGTTTCTGCGGATACTTTAATGCACCTCAGCGGCTTGGAACCAGTAACGTTGCGACCTGAAAGTAATTTTATGAATATCGGAGAACGCACCAATATCACTGGTTCTAAAAAATTCGCCAAACTAATTATTGATGGAAAATACGAAGATGCACTCGCTATCGCCAAAGATCAAGTAGACGGCGGCGCGCAGGTGATTGACATCAATATGGATGAAGGAATGTTGGACAGCGAAGCCGTGATGGTTAAATTTCTAAACCTAATTGGTTCTGAACCTGACATCTGTAAATTGCCCATTATGATTGATTCTTCGAAATGGAATGTGATTGAAGCCGGATTAAAATGTGTACAAGGAAAAGCGATTGTCAATTCTATTTCGATGAAAGAAGGCGAAGATATATTTCGCGAACAAGCACGTAAAGTAAAAAAATACGGAGCTGCTGTAATCGTGATGGCATTTGACGAAGCGGGACAAGCTGATACCTTACAAAGACGTATTGATATTTGCAAACGCGCTTATGATATTTTAGTAAACGAAGTAAAATTTACGCCACAAGATATTATTTTCGATCCTAATATTTTTCCCGTTGCAACGGGAATGGACGAACATCGCAGAAATGCCATTGATTATTTTGAAGCTACAAAATGGATTAAAAAAAATCTTCCATTCGCGAAAGTAAGCGGAGGCGTTAGCAATGTTTCTTTTTCTTTTCGCGGAAACGATACCGTTCGCGAAGCCATTCACTCCGCATTTTTATATCACGGCATCAAAGCCGGAATGGATATGGGAATTGTGAATCCAGGAATGTTGCAAGTGTATGATGATATTCCGAAAGAATTATTGGATTTAGTAGAAGACGTTTTACTTGATCGTCGCGAAGACGCTACTGAACGATTACTTGTTCATGCAGAAACATTGAAAAATGTCGGAATACAAAAATCTGTAAAAGATGAAGAATGGCGAAAAGCTCCAGTAGAAGAGCGTTTATCGCACGCATTGGTAAAAGGAATTGTTGATTTTATTGAAGCAGATACCGAAGAGGCCAGAAATAAATTTCCGCAAGCTTTACACGTAATTGAAGGTCCGCTGATGGACGGAATGAACATTGTGGGCGATTTATTCGGCAGCGGGAAAATGTTTTTGCCGCAAGTGGTAAAAAGTGCGCGCGTTATGAAAAAAGCAGTTGCGTATTTATTACCATTTATGGAAGAAGAAAAACGCAAAAATGGAACAGTTGCAAAAAACAATGGAAAAATTTTAATGGCGACTGTTAAAGGCGATGTTCACGACATCGGAAAAAATATTGTAGGCGTTGTATTGGCTTGCAACAACTACGAAATTATTGATTTGGGCGTGATGGTTACTTGCGACAAAATATTAGACGAAGCGATAAAACAAAACGTGGACATTATCGGATTAAGCGGATTAATCACGCCATCTTTAGATGAAATGGTACACGTTGCAAAAGAAATGGAGCGACAAAAATTTACGATTCCTTTATTGATTGGCGGAGCGACAACTTCGCGCGTTCATACTGCTGTAAAAATTGCTCCACATTATTCGCACGCTGTTGTTCACGTGAACGATGCGAGTAAATCGGTTCCCGCAGCTTCCAGTTTAATTTCCGAAATTTTACGTCCGGATTTTATGAAAAAAATTAATGCCGATTATGCACATGTCCGCGAACAAAATAAAAATGCACAATCTGCCAATAAATTTATTTCCTTGGAAGAAGCTCGAAAAAATAATTTTCCGGTTGATTGGAATTCCACAAAAATTGCGAAGCCCACGTTTACTGGAAATAAAATTTTCATTGATTATCCCATCGCTGAAATTGCAACCTATATTGATTGGACACCATTTTTTCATGCTTGGGAAATGAAGGGTTCGTATCCTAAAATTTTTAATGATCCGACACGTGGCATCGAAGCAAAAAAATTATTTGACGATGCACAAAAAATGATACAGCGTATCATCAACGAAAAAATGTTGCAAGCAAATGCCGTTATCGGAATTTATCCTGCGAATGCAGTTGGAGATGATATTGAACTCATTAACAACGAAAACGAAAAAATATTTTTTCACACACTTCGTCAGCAAACAAAAAAGCCTGCAGGACAATACAATGTAGCTTTATCAGATTTTATTTTACCGAAAAATACCTCTTCTAATACAACAGATTATTTGGGAGGTTTCGCGGTTACGGCAGGAATCGGGATTGAAAAATGGTTAGAAAAATTTGCAAAAGATTTTGACGATTATTCTTCTATTATGTTGAAAGCTCTTGCAGATAGGCTTGCAGAAGCATTTGCAGAATTGATGCACAAAAAAGTGCGGAAAGAATTTTGGGGATATGCGAAAGAAGAAAATTTATCAAACGATCAATTGATAAAAGAAGAATATGCCGGAATTCGTCCGGCTCCTGGCTATCCTGCGCAACCTGATCATACTGAAAAAATTGAATTGTTTAATTTATTAGATGCCGAAAAAAATGTCGGAATTATTCTTACTGAAGGTTTGGCAATGGTTCCCACAGCGGCTGTCAGCGGATTGTATTTAGCACATCCACAAGCACATTATTTCGGACTTGGAAAAATTACCAAAGAACAAGTGAAAGATTATGCGAAACGAAAATCAATGAGTGTAGAAGAAACAGAACGTTGGCTGGGTTCGAGCTTGGGATATTGA
- a CDS encoding DUF1501 domain-containing protein: protein MERRDFIKNSLLASGMFFVPSFLKPFQYLSDGNGYKNLVVIQLSGGNDGLNTIVPYSNDLYYQKRPQLALNKSDVIPLNDALGFHPSMKNLHEIFDNGWMSIMNSVGYPNPDRSHFRSMDIWHSASDSNEYLSSGWIGRYLDSDCTDCKNAFNAIEVDDTLSLAMKGEARNGLAVKNAQQLFQETRDPFFQNLAAHCKDENLNEDNLGYLYKTVLETNSSAQYIFETSKTYSNACVYPNSAFAKDLKNISTFINSGLKTRVYYVSLGGFDTHVDQKGRQEKLLRDYSEGISCFLKDLKNTGKLDDTLVMTFSEFGRRVEQNASNGTDHGTANNVFLMGGKISKKGFYNAAPDLNDLSMGDLNFQIDFRSIYATILDKWLGVNDVSILPHNFQKLDFV from the coding sequence ATGGAAAGACGTGATTTTATAAAAAATTCGTTGTTGGCATCGGGAATGTTTTTTGTGCCTTCGTTTTTAAAACCATTTCAATATTTATCGGATGGAAATGGATATAAAAATCTGGTTGTTATTCAGCTTTCGGGCGGTAACGACGGGCTAAACACGATTGTTCCGTACAGCAATGATTTGTATTATCAAAAGCGCCCGCAATTAGCCCTCAATAAAAGCGATGTAATTCCATTGAATGATGCGCTCGGTTTTCATCCATCTATGAAAAATTTACATGAAATTTTCGACAACGGTTGGATGAGTATTATGAACAGCGTGGGTTATCCAAATCCCGATCGTTCGCATTTTCGTTCCATGGATATTTGGCATTCCGCCAGCGATAGCAACGAATATCTTTCGTCTGGATGGATTGGTCGTTATTTAGATTCCGATTGTACAGATTGTAAAAATGCGTTTAATGCGATTGAAGTAGATGACACGCTTTCGCTTGCTATGAAAGGAGAAGCGAGAAATGGTTTAGCCGTAAAAAATGCGCAACAACTTTTTCAGGAAACGCGCGATCCTTTTTTTCAAAACTTGGCGGCACATTGTAAAGATGAAAATTTGAATGAAGATAATCTCGGTTATCTCTATAAAACTGTACTCGAAACAAATTCTTCGGCGCAATATATTTTTGAAACTTCTAAAACATATTCAAATGCTTGCGTTTATCCGAATTCTGCATTTGCAAAAGATTTGAAAAATATTTCTACGTTCATCAATTCTGGATTAAAAACCAGAGTGTATTATGTTTCTTTGGGCGGATTTGATACACATGTTGACCAAAAAGGACGTCAAGAAAAATTATTGCGCGATTATTCCGAAGGCATTTCTTGTTTTTTAAAAGATTTGAAAAATACTGGAAAATTGGATGACACTTTGGTGATGACTTTTTCTGAATTTGGCAGAAGAGTGGAGCAAAATGCCAGCAATGGAACCGATCATGGAACGGCAAACAATGTTTTTTTAATGGGCGGAAAAATTTCGAAAAAAGGTTTTTACAACGCTGCGCCTGATTTAAACGATTTGAGCATGGGCGATCTTAATTTTCAAATTGATTTTAGAAGTATTTATGCTACAATACTTGATAAATGGCTTGGCGTAAACGATGTGTCCATTCTTCCGCATAATTTTCAGAAATTAGATTTCGTATAG
- a CDS encoding DUF1800 domain-containing protein, with the protein MSQAQKKILHLYARAGFGIDYKSWQRFSENSIEKNIQQLFDDSANYSNLSVVDEDMTKKKIKDLKGEEKKEFKKQLREKVQELNTTWFLKMANDNAQLREKMTLFWHGHFACRIDNPLFLQDLNNILRANALGDFKKMLSEVSKSPAMLQFLNNQQNKKDHPNENFAREVMELFTIGRDNYSEQDIRESARAYTGWRFNKDGQFEFVERIHDDGSKTFMGKTGNFNGDDILGIILQQIQTAHFITKKIYAFLVNDDVDESRVTELSESFFNSGYDIGSLLKNIFSSNWFYERQNVGTKIKSPTELIVGTNKLFSVMYQDPKVLLYMQRLLGQVLFYPPNVSGWKGGKSWIDSSSLMFRIKLASIVLNSGIINMEVKNDMPEDFMMMMEQEHKIQQKVQKKVQTIVDWNSFLNTLPANISQKELIAFILMPDLSKNMEQLLDPFSKEKIKDITIQLLSTPQYQLC; encoded by the coding sequence ATGTCGCAAGCTCAAAAAAAAATTCTCCATTTATATGCGCGTGCAGGATTTGGCATCGATTATAAATCGTGGCAACGTTTTTCTGAAAATTCCATCGAAAAAAATATTCAACAACTTTTTGATGATTCCGCTAATTACAGCAATTTGTCAGTGGTTGATGAAGATATGACGAAGAAAAAAATCAAAGATTTAAAAGGAGAAGAAAAAAAAGAATTTAAAAAACAGCTTCGCGAAAAGGTACAAGAACTAAATACCACTTGGTTCTTAAAAATGGCCAACGACAATGCGCAATTGCGCGAAAAAATGACCTTGTTTTGGCACGGACATTTTGCTTGTAGAATTGACAATCCGCTTTTTTTACAAGATCTCAACAATATTTTACGCGCAAATGCTTTAGGAGATTTCAAAAAAATGTTGTCGGAAGTTTCTAAATCGCCTGCGATGCTTCAGTTCTTGAACAATCAACAAAATAAAAAAGATCATCCAAACGAAAATTTTGCGCGCGAAGTAATGGAATTATTTACCATCGGCAGAGACAACTATTCGGAACAAGATATTCGTGAATCCGCCAGAGCGTATACTGGTTGGAGATTTAATAAAGATGGACAATTTGAGTTTGTGGAAAGAATTCACGACGACGGAAGTAAAACATTTATGGGCAAAACCGGCAATTTTAACGGCGATGATATCTTGGGAATTATTTTGCAACAAATACAAACGGCACATTTTATCACCAAAAAAATATATGCCTTTTTAGTAAATGATGACGTGGATGAAAGCCGCGTAACGGAGCTTTCGGAATCTTTTTTTAATTCTGGATACGATATTGGAAGCTTGCTGAAAAATATTTTTTCGTCGAATTGGTTTTACGAAAGGCAAAATGTAGGAACGAAAATAAAATCTCCGACAGAGTTAATTGTAGGCACCAATAAATTATTTTCTGTGATGTATCAAGATCCGAAAGTGCTGTTGTACATGCAGCGCTTACTCGGACAAGTATTGTTTTATCCGCCCAATGTGAGCGGTTGGAAAGGCGGAAAAAGTTGGATTGATAGTTCGTCGTTAATGTTCCGAATAAAATTGGCTTCTATTGTTTTAAACTCCGGTATCATTAATATGGAAGTGAAAAATGATATGCCCGAAGATTTTATGATGATGATGGAACAAGAGCATAAAATTCAACAAAAAGTGCAGAAAAAGGTCCAAACAATAGTGGATTGGAACAGTTTTTTAAATACGCTTCCTGCGAATATTTCTCAAAAAGAATTAATCGCTTTTATTTTAATGCCAGATTTATCAAAAAATATGGAACAATTATTGGATCCATTTTCAAAAGAAAAAATAAAAGACATTACCATTCAATTGCTTTCTACACCGCAATATCAGCTGTGTTGA